The Psychrosphaera ytuae genome includes a region encoding these proteins:
- the rpoS gene encoding RNA polymerase sigma factor RpoS: protein MSQELVHEVEESTVKADVDFESSDINEVNDTQESDKDEEVVLKAEQPKNLDATQIYLSEIGFSPLLTAEEEVYFARKALKGCEASRKRMIESNLRLVVKIARRYNNRGLALLDLIEEGNLGLIRAVEKFDPERGFRFSTYATWWIRQTIERAIMNQTRTIRLPIHVVKELNVYLRTARELAQKLDHEPTAEEIAAQLDKPVEDVSKMLRLNERISSVDTPIGGDSDKVLLDVIADERGKGPEHTTTNDDINNNIVSWLEQLNPKQREVLARRFGLLGYEPSTLENVGKEIGLTRERVRQIQVEALRRLKDMALHEGLNMESLFQVEEM, encoded by the coding sequence ATGAGTCAAGAACTTGTACACGAAGTGGAAGAAAGCACAGTAAAAGCAGATGTCGACTTTGAATCAAGCGATATCAATGAAGTCAATGACACTCAAGAGAGTGACAAAGACGAGGAAGTCGTGCTAAAAGCTGAACAGCCAAAGAACTTAGATGCAACCCAAATCTATCTTAGTGAAATTGGTTTCTCACCATTACTTACAGCGGAAGAAGAAGTATATTTTGCTCGTAAGGCATTGAAAGGCTGTGAAGCCTCTCGCAAACGTATGATTGAAAGTAACTTAAGACTGGTTGTTAAAATAGCTCGTCGCTATAACAACAGAGGCTTAGCGTTACTTGATCTAATCGAAGAAGGTAACTTAGGTCTAATTCGCGCCGTTGAAAAATTTGATCCTGAACGTGGGTTCCGCTTTTCGACTTATGCAACTTGGTGGATCCGTCAAACCATCGAACGCGCGATTATGAATCAAACACGCACGATCCGATTGCCTATTCATGTAGTAAAAGAGTTAAACGTTTATTTAAGAACCGCTAGAGAGCTCGCCCAAAAGTTGGACCACGAGCCTACTGCAGAAGAAATCGCTGCACAGCTAGACAAACCTGTTGAAGACGTTTCAAAAATGCTTCGCCTCAATGAGCGTATCAGCTCAGTTGACACACCAATTGGTGGTGATTCTGACAAAGTTTTACTGGATGTGATTGCTGATGAGCGTGGCAAAGGGCCAGAGCATACAACGACTAATGATGACATAAACAACAACATCGTCAGTTGGTTAGAACAACTCAATCCAAAACAACGCGAAGTACTAGCACGTCGCTTTGGATTGTTAGGCTATGAACCATCAACCCTAGAGAATGTTGGCAAGGAAATCGGTCTAACTCGCGAGCGTGTTCGTCAGATCCAAGTTGAAGCGCTTCGTCGACTAAAAGACATGGCTCTACATGAAGGATTAAATATGGAATCCTTATTTCAAGTTGAAGAAATGTAA
- a CDS encoding peptidoglycan DD-metalloendopeptidase family protein → MKLVVVGLFLLMIVGCSTRKYPAPIVQIDQSHSPYSESHRNSLDSDFYTVKKGETLYSIAWRAGIDFRLLAQMNNIKKPYAIYPGQKIALSQKVAKSVKYQKSKAAVSNSNTNQKFNKKTIAKEKSEEYGKKQADQKTKKSVTQNVKKEVKNDSFPSKVRHWRYPSNGKIIDTYSTRENGNKGIDFGGQKGDPILAAADGKVVYAGSALRGFGNLIIIKHNNDYLSAYAHNRVLKVKEQDWVKAGQLIAEMGDSGTDKVKLHFEIRFRGRTVNPLKYLPKR, encoded by the coding sequence ATGAAACTAGTTGTTGTTGGTTTATTTTTATTAATGATTGTTGGGTGCTCCACTCGGAAGTACCCTGCGCCTATTGTCCAGATAGACCAAAGCCACAGCCCTTATTCAGAAAGCCACAGGAATTCTCTCGATTCCGATTTTTATACCGTCAAAAAAGGCGAAACTTTATACTCGATTGCGTGGCGCGCTGGCATCGATTTTAGGTTGCTGGCACAGATGAACAATATCAAAAAGCCCTATGCAATATACCCGGGTCAGAAGATAGCTTTATCGCAAAAAGTCGCAAAATCCGTTAAATATCAAAAATCAAAGGCTGCTGTTTCTAATTCAAATACAAATCAAAAATTTAATAAAAAAACTATTGCAAAAGAAAAATCAGAGGAGTACGGTAAAAAACAAGCGGATCAAAAAACAAAAAAATCGGTAACGCAAAACGTTAAAAAAGAAGTAAAAAATGATTCGTTTCCAAGCAAGGTTCGCCACTGGCGTTATCCTAGCAACGGAAAAATTATCGATACCTATTCCACTAGGGAAAACGGAAATAAAGGAATCGATTTCGGAGGCCAAAAAGGCGATCCCATTCTTGCCGCAGCAGATGGCAAAGTGGTTTACGCAGGTAGTGCGCTAAGAGGGTTTGGTAATTTAATTATTATCAAACACAACAATGATTATTTGAGTGCTTATGCCCACAATCGTGTTCTTAAAGTGAAAGAGCAGGATTGGGTTAAAGCAGGTCAATTGATAGCGGAAATGGGCGACTCTGGAACCGATAAAGTCAAATTGCACTTTGAAATCCGATTTCGTGGTCGAACCGTCAATCCTCTCAAATACCTGCCAAAACGGTGA
- a CDS encoding YqaA family protein — MKVFTQLYDACIRWAKHKYATFYLALLTFSESVFFPIPPDVMLAPMVISQRQKAWYLASITTIASVIGGIVGYFLGAFLYEPVVLPFIEMMNYQDKFAAIVGYFDKYGVWIVFLAGFTPIPYKLFTVSAGMLAMTFWPFVIASAIGRGMRFFLVAGILYFGGEKMEQKLRQYVDAIGWAVVGLIVFYLIYKQVS, encoded by the coding sequence ATGAAAGTGTTTACTCAGTTGTACGATGCATGTATTCGTTGGGCAAAACATAAATATGCGACGTTTTATTTAGCTTTATTGACCTTTTCTGAGTCGGTGTTTTTTCCTATCCCACCCGACGTTATGCTCGCTCCGATGGTGATAAGTCAGCGCCAAAAAGCTTGGTACCTAGCGTCAATTACTACAATCGCGTCAGTAATTGGCGGAATCGTCGGTTATTTTTTGGGAGCATTCCTGTACGAGCCTGTGGTGTTACCATTTATTGAAATGATGAATTATCAAGATAAGTTTGCTGCAATTGTGGGTTATTTTGACAAATATGGCGTGTGGATCGTGTTTTTGGCGGGTTTTACGCCAATTCCATATAAATTATTTACTGTCAGTGCAGGCATGTTAGCCATGACATTCTGGCCATTTGTTATTGCATCTGCGATCGGTCGAGGTATGCGGTTCTTTTTAGTTGCAGGGATCTTGTACTTTGGCGGAGAAAAAATGGAACAAAAGCTTCGTCAGTATGTCGATGCTATTGGTTGGGCTGTTGTCGGCTTAATTGTATTTTATCTAATTTACAAACAAGTGAGTTAA
- a CDS encoding protein-L-isoaspartate(D-aspartate) O-methyltransferase: MNNQFARSGGALASQLQGLGITNAKVLEAIASVPRHQFVEQILAHKAYENTALPIGNGQTISQPYIVGKMTQLLVDHGVTTNVLEIGTGSGYQAAILGRVFDKVFSVERIRHLQLVAKRRLQSLDIYNVQMKHGDGWQGWQSKAPFDAIIVTAAPDSIPVALKEQLAEGGILVIPVGTTQQKLVTVVKRNGEFIETIHEAVKFVPLVAGDTM; encoded by the coding sequence ATGAACAATCAATTTGCGCGAAGCGGAGGAGCTCTAGCTTCACAATTACAAGGACTTGGTATAACTAACGCCAAAGTGTTAGAGGCAATTGCATCGGTACCTCGTCACCAATTTGTTGAGCAAATTTTAGCGCACAAGGCCTATGAAAACACTGCGTTACCTATTGGTAATGGTCAAACGATCTCTCAGCCATACATTGTCGGTAAAATGACTCAGTTATTAGTAGACCACGGAGTCACTACTAATGTTTTGGAAATTGGTACGGGTTCTGGTTATCAAGCGGCCATTTTAGGACGCGTGTTTGACAAGGTTTTTTCAGTTGAGCGTATCCGTCACTTACAACTCGTTGCTAAGCGTCGTTTACAAAGTCTTGATATCTATAATGTTCAAATGAAACACGGTGATGGGTGGCAAGGTTGGCAGTCGAAAGCGCCATTTGATGCAATTATTGTTACGGCGGCACCTGACAGCATCCCTGTTGCATTAAAAGAGCAACTTGCCGAAGGAGGCATCTTAGTTATTCCAGTCGGCACAACACAGCAAAAATTAGTCACAGTTGTAAAACGCAACGGTGAGTTTATCGAAACCATTCACGAGGCGGTAAAGTTTGTTCCTTTGGTCGCTGGAGATACTATGTAA
- the surE gene encoding 5'/3'-nucleotidase SurE, translating to MRILLSNDDGVFAPGLESLHEAIKQVAEVTVVAPDRNLSGASSALTLTNPLRVQQHKNGFYSVNGTPTDCVHLAINQLMPEPPDMVVAGINHGANLGDDTFYSGTVSAAAEGRHLGLPAIAMSLVSKSEDNMHAAALVAQKIVKHLQANPLASDRILNVNVPDLPYDQIRGFEVTRLGRRHKAEVMTKEQDPWGRDIYWYGKLGKELDAGVGTDFHAVSNGNVSITPLSIDMTAYSSMDSVASWVDKIK from the coding sequence ATGAGAATATTGTTAAGTAATGACGATGGTGTCTTTGCACCAGGATTAGAATCCTTACACGAAGCGATAAAACAGGTCGCCGAGGTAACGGTTGTTGCACCAGATAGAAACTTGAGTGGTGCAAGTAGTGCATTGACGCTGACAAATCCATTACGAGTACAACAGCACAAAAACGGCTTTTATAGTGTTAACGGTACTCCTACTGATTGTGTTCATCTGGCAATAAACCAGCTTATGCCAGAGCCACCTGATATGGTAGTTGCGGGTATTAATCATGGTGCCAATCTCGGAGACGACACCTTTTATTCTGGGACTGTCTCTGCAGCAGCTGAAGGACGCCACTTAGGCTTACCAGCCATAGCTATGTCACTAGTGTCTAAAAGTGAAGACAACATGCACGCTGCGGCTTTAGTCGCTCAAAAAATTGTAAAACACTTACAAGCTAACCCTTTGGCATCAGACCGAATTTTAAATGTAAATGTCCCCGATTTACCGTATGATCAAATTCGCGGGTTTGAAGTGACTCGATTGGGTCGTCGTCACAAAGCAGAAGTCATGACCAAGGAACAAGATCCTTGGGGGCGTGATATATACTGGTACGGCAAACTCGGAAAAGAATTGGATGCGGGAGTCGGAACTGACTTTCATGCCGTAAGCAACGGAAATGTGTCTATTACTCCGTTAAGTATTGATATGACAGCATATTCGAGTATGGATTCTGTCGCCTCTTGGGTAGATAAAATAAAGTAG
- the truD gene encoding tRNA pseudouridine(13) synthase TruD: MTDSPHFKDWDLSHWAYLNGKPEADAVFKALPEDFVVTEQLPFELTGDGENLFILIEKRELNTQQVCQHLAKVLGKRLRDVGYAGLKDKQSVSRQWFSIQANVNSDIDLSQVENENVKIIETRRHLKKLKVGALAGNHFDIRLKQVGMIDDLLRRLAVVKAHGVPNYFGLQRFGFNGNNLNWANRWSEGEPIRDKKIKGFALSAARSYLFNEVVSARINQQCFSTPISGDTFILAGSNSYFTDEIDATVLKRLSERDIYLSAPMFGKGDNPSQSDAAELEAKVLDEHPLWQQLLIEQGLEFQRRAIQLFPLNMEWKVDGEDVIVSFDLPSGAFATSVLRECVNFRD, from the coding sequence ATGACAGACTCTCCACATTTTAAAGACTGGGACTTGTCTCACTGGGCCTATTTAAATGGCAAGCCTGAAGCTGATGCAGTATTTAAAGCATTGCCAGAAGATTTTGTTGTCACTGAACAATTACCGTTTGAGCTTACTGGTGATGGTGAAAACCTTTTTATTTTAATCGAGAAGCGTGAGCTGAATACTCAACAAGTCTGCCAGCATCTTGCGAAAGTATTGGGCAAGCGATTGAGAGATGTCGGTTACGCGGGTCTTAAAGACAAACAATCTGTGTCGCGCCAATGGTTTTCGATTCAAGCAAACGTGAATTCAGACATCGATCTTAGCCAGGTAGAAAACGAAAACGTTAAAATCATCGAGACCCGTCGCCATTTGAAAAAATTGAAAGTAGGCGCATTAGCGGGTAACCATTTTGATATTCGTTTGAAACAAGTCGGCATGATTGATGACTTATTGCGTCGATTGGCTGTTGTTAAAGCTCATGGTGTACCTAATTACTTTGGTTTACAGAGATTTGGCTTTAACGGCAATAATTTAAATTGGGCAAATCGCTGGTCCGAAGGCGAGCCAATTCGCGACAAAAAAATCAAAGGATTTGCGCTCTCGGCCGCTCGTTCGTATTTGTTTAACGAAGTTGTCAGTGCCCGAATAAATCAGCAGTGTTTTTCTACGCCAATAAGTGGTGATACATTTATCTTAGCAGGTTCAAATTCATACTTTACCGATGAAATTGATGCGACTGTGCTTAAGCGGTTATCCGAACGGGATATATATTTATCAGCGCCAATGTTCGGCAAGGGTGACAACCCAAGTCAATCAGATGCCGCCGAATTAGAGGCTAAGGTGCTCGACGAGCATCCACTTTGGCAACAATTGCTTATTGAGCAAGGATTGGAGTTTCAGCGCAGGGCAATACAACTTTTTCCATTAAATATGGAGTGGAAGGTTGATGGGGAAGATGTCATCGTAAGTTTTGATTTACCAAGTGGTGCGTTTGCAACTTCTGTTTTGAGAGAGTGTGTTAACTTTAGAGATTAA
- the ispF gene encoding 2-C-methyl-D-erythritol 2,4-cyclodiphosphate synthase, producing the protein MRIGTGFDVHKFGGEGPIVLAGVKIPYEQGFLAHSDGDVAIHALCDAMLGALAMGDIGKHFPDDADQYENIDSRILLRHVNNLIKDKGYEVGNCDITIIAQAPKMAPHIIAMRQILAEDLGIDADRVSVKATTTEKLGFEGRKEGIAVQAAVLLTGL; encoded by the coding sequence ATTAGAATTGGAACTGGATTTGATGTCCACAAGTTTGGCGGTGAAGGACCGATAGTGCTTGCGGGAGTCAAAATTCCATACGAGCAAGGTTTTTTAGCACACTCAGATGGCGATGTGGCGATTCATGCCCTATGTGATGCAATGTTAGGTGCACTCGCTATGGGCGACATAGGTAAACATTTTCCCGATGACGCAGACCAGTATGAAAATATCGACAGCCGTATTTTATTGCGCCACGTTAACAACCTAATCAAAGACAAAGGGTATGAAGTTGGTAACTGTGACATCACGATTATTGCTCAAGCTCCTAAAATGGCACCGCATATAATTGCCATGAGACAGATTTTGGCTGAAGACTTAGGGATTGATGCGGATCGCGTGTCAGTTAAAGCAACAACCACTGAAAAGTTGGGGTTTGAGGGCCGAAAAGAGGGCATTGCCGTACAAGCTGCAGTGTTACTAACTGGATTATAA
- the ispD gene encoding 2-C-methyl-D-erythritol 4-phosphate cytidylyltransferase — protein sequence MSQKTDSILPNVIVAIPAAGVGSRMGASQPKQYLSLLGQTVLEHTVNKFLSLDCVQNVVIAISKTDPYFNQLPIASHPKVVVVDGGKERADSVANAVNWAKGKGNDWILVHDAARPCVDKRDVLNLIKQAQTSQRNAILGMPVKDTMKRTKKHAYSQDFIQSTGASVAGEQIDHTVSRNQLWHAFTPQCCKLSELSSALTELTNDKGQLDGRVTDEASALELCGFDVDIIESSPKNIKITVPDDLLLAEFYLKSENNEH from the coding sequence ATGTCGCAGAAAACCGACTCTATCTTGCCTAATGTAATTGTTGCCATTCCTGCTGCTGGTGTTGGCAGTCGTATGGGGGCGAGTCAGCCCAAACAATATCTCTCATTGTTAGGTCAAACAGTTTTAGAACATACCGTTAATAAATTTTTGTCATTGGACTGTGTTCAAAACGTAGTGATCGCAATTTCAAAAACCGATCCTTACTTTAACCAACTTCCTATCGCTTCTCATCCAAAGGTCGTCGTAGTCGACGGTGGTAAAGAGCGCGCTGACAGTGTCGCCAATGCTGTAAACTGGGCTAAAGGTAAAGGGAACGATTGGATCTTGGTGCATGATGCGGCAAGACCTTGTGTCGATAAACGAGATGTTTTAAACCTCATTAAGCAAGCCCAAACATCGCAACGAAATGCCATATTGGGAATGCCGGTTAAAGACACTATGAAACGAACAAAGAAACACGCGTATTCTCAAGACTTCATCCAATCCACTGGAGCGTCTGTAGCAGGTGAACAAATTGATCACACAGTGAGCCGCAATCAACTCTGGCACGCATTTACCCCTCAGTGTTGTAAACTATCAGAGTTATCCAGTGCATTAACCGAGTTGACCAATGATAAAGGGCAGTTGGATGGCCGAGTGACTGACGAAGCTTCAGCACTAGAATTGTGTGGATTTGATGTCGACATTATCGAATCGAGTCCCAAAAACATAAAGATAACGGTCCCTGACGATTTGTTGTTGGCCGAATTTTATTTAAAGAGTGAAAATAATGAACATTAG
- a CDS encoding septum formation initiator family protein: MKLFNIILMISAVLLIARLIAGHNGMQFYKEKREAVTQLKQDNDELLKRNELLSADVKDLKVGLEGIEERARNELGMIRENETFFRLIPSEKSPEER, encoded by the coding sequence GTGAAGCTGTTTAATATCATTTTGATGATTTCTGCCGTGTTGTTGATCGCGAGACTTATTGCCGGTCACAATGGCATGCAGTTTTACAAAGAAAAACGCGAAGCCGTCACTCAACTCAAACAAGACAATGACGAATTGTTAAAACGCAATGAGTTATTATCAGCGGACGTGAAGGATTTGAAAGTCGGCTTAGAGGGCATAGAAGAACGAGCCCGCAACGAGTTGGGCATGATCAGAGAAAACGAGACGTTTTTTCGTTTAATCCCGTCCGAAAAGTCACCTGAAGAACGCTAA
- the eno gene encoding phosphopyruvate hydratase, whose protein sequence is MSQIVKIVGREIMDSRGNPTVEADVYLESGAMGRAVAPSGASTGSREALELRDGDKARYLGKGVLNAVANINDKIAPALMGKDAQLQVEVDQAMLDLDGTENKTVLGANAILAVSLATAKAAAQENGIALFEHIASLNGTKGEFSMPVPMMNILNGGEHADNNVDIQEFMIQPVSAPNFKEALRMGAEVFHSLKKVLSEKGLSTAVGDEGGFAPNLASNEEALAVIETAVERAGYKLNEDITLALDCAASEFYSDGVYNLKGEGKEFDSAGFSDYLADLSNRYPIVSIEDGLDESDWDGWKLLTDKIGEKVQLVGDDLFVTNTKILRQGIEKGVGNSILIKFNQIGSLTETLEAIRMAKEAGYTVVISHRSGETEDATIADLAVGTAAGQIKTGSLCRSDRVAKYNQLLRIEEQLGEVAYRGRSEIKGQ, encoded by the coding sequence ATGTCTCAAATAGTAAAAATTGTTGGTCGTGAGATCATGGACTCACGTGGTAACCCTACTGTAGAAGCGGATGTGTACCTAGAATCAGGTGCAATGGGCCGTGCAGTTGCACCATCTGGTGCTTCGACGGGATCTCGCGAAGCATTAGAATTACGCGACGGCGACAAAGCGCGTTACTTAGGTAAAGGCGTGTTAAACGCGGTTGCTAACATCAACGACAAGATCGCGCCTGCTCTGATGGGTAAAGACGCACAACTTCAAGTTGAAGTTGATCAAGCGATGTTAGATTTAGACGGTACAGAAAACAAAACTGTACTTGGTGCAAACGCTATCTTAGCGGTATCACTAGCAACAGCTAAAGCAGCAGCGCAAGAAAATGGCATTGCTTTATTTGAGCACATTGCATCGTTAAACGGTACAAAAGGCGAATTCTCAATGCCTGTGCCTATGATGAACATCCTAAACGGTGGTGAGCACGCTGATAACAACGTTGATATTCAAGAATTCATGATTCAACCAGTTTCTGCGCCTAACTTCAAAGAAGCATTACGTATGGGTGCTGAAGTATTCCATAGCTTGAAAAAAGTACTAAGCGAAAAAGGCTTAAGCACCGCAGTTGGTGATGAAGGTGGTTTTGCTCCTAACTTAGCATCAAACGAAGAAGCACTTGCTGTAATCGAAACTGCCGTAGAGCGCGCAGGTTACAAACTTAATGAAGACATTACATTGGCACTAGATTGTGCTGCGTCTGAATTCTATAGCGATGGTGTATACAACCTTAAAGGTGAAGGTAAAGAGTTCGACTCTGCAGGTTTTTCCGATTACCTAGCGGACCTATCTAACCGTTACCCAATCGTATCGATTGAAGATGGCTTAGACGAGTCTGACTGGGACGGTTGGAAATTATTAACTGATAAAATCGGTGAAAAAGTTCAGCTTGTTGGTGACGACTTATTCGTAACAAACACTAAGATCTTACGTCAAGGTATCGAAAAAGGTGTAGGTAACTCTATCCTTATCAAATTCAACCAAATTGGTTCTTTGACTGAGACGCTAGAAGCGATCCGTATGGCGAAAGAAGCAGGCTATACAGTTGTTATTTCTCATCGCAGTGGTGAAACTGAAGATGCAACGATTGCCGACCTAGCGGTAGGTACAGCAGCTGGCCAAATCAAGACCGGTTCATTGTGTCGCTCTGACCGTGTTGCTAAGTACAACCAATTGTTGCGTATCGAAGAGCAATTAGGTGAAGTTGCTTACCGAGGCCGTAGCGAAATTAAAGGCCAATAG
- a CDS encoding CTP synthase: protein MTTRYIFVTGGVVSSLGKGIAAASLAAILEARGLNVTILKLDPYINVDPGTMSPIQHGEVFVTDDGAETDLDLGHYERFIRTKMTKKNNFTQGRVYQDVLTRERRGDYLGATIQVIPHITNDIKRRVIEGAEGHDIAIVEVGGTVGDIESQPFLEALRQLGTELGRENALYMHLTLVPYLGAAGEIKTKPTQHSVKELRSIGIQPDVLVCRSDRSIPSNERAKIALFTNVEEKAVIGLKDVGSIYQIPALLKSQGLDDLICRRFHIDAPEADLSEWEQVLYEESNPIGEVTIGMVGKYVELPDAYKSVNEALKHAGLKNRLTVNIQYVDAQDLEIKGTGILDELDAILVPGGFGERGTDGKLLAVKYARENNVPYLGICLGMQVALIEYARNVAGLENAHSTEFDPETPHPVVGLITEWLDAEGQVELRSESSDLGGTMRLGGQQCYLKPNSKAREIYGDEWITERHRHRYEVNNNYIEKLEAAGLVFGGLSADKKLVEMIEIPGHPWFVASQFHPEFTSTPRDGHPLFEGFVGAAGQYNKNK, encoded by the coding sequence ATGACGACTCGATATATTTTCGTAACTGGTGGCGTAGTGTCATCATTGGGTAAGGGCATAGCGGCGGCCTCTCTTGCAGCGATTCTAGAAGCACGAGGATTAAATGTTACCATCCTCAAACTCGACCCTTACATCAACGTTGATCCGGGTACAATGAGCCCAATTCAACACGGCGAAGTATTTGTTACCGATGACGGTGCAGAAACAGACCTTGACCTCGGTCACTACGAACGCTTTATTCGTACCAAGATGACCAAGAAAAACAACTTCACTCAAGGCCGCGTATATCAAGACGTTTTAACTCGCGAACGCCGTGGTGACTATCTAGGCGCAACAATTCAGGTTATTCCTCATATTACCAATGATATTAAACGTCGCGTTATTGAAGGTGCTGAAGGTCACGATATCGCTATCGTTGAAGTAGGTGGCACAGTAGGTGACATCGAATCACAACCGTTTTTGGAAGCATTGCGTCAGCTAGGAACTGAGTTAGGGCGTGAAAACGCTTTGTATATGCACTTAACTTTAGTGCCATATTTAGGTGCGGCAGGTGAAATCAAAACCAAGCCAACTCAACACTCGGTAAAAGAATTACGTTCAATCGGTATCCAACCTGATGTGCTAGTTTGTCGTTCGGACCGCTCAATCCCATCAAACGAGCGCGCCAAAATTGCACTATTTACAAATGTCGAAGAAAAAGCGGTTATCGGTCTTAAAGACGTTGGATCTATCTACCAAATTCCGGCGTTGTTGAAGTCACAAGGCCTGGATGATTTGATTTGTCGACGTTTCCACATTGATGCACCTGAAGCAGACTTGTCCGAATGGGAACAGGTTTTATATGAAGAGTCGAACCCAATTGGTGAGGTGACCATTGGTATGGTAGGTAAGTACGTAGAGCTTCCAGATGCGTACAAGTCAGTTAACGAGGCGCTTAAACACGCTGGTTTGAAAAACCGCCTAACGGTAAACATTCAATACGTTGATGCTCAGGACTTAGAAATTAAAGGAACAGGTATACTCGATGAACTGGATGCGATTTTGGTTCCGGGTGGCTTTGGTGAACGAGGTACAGACGGTAAATTATTAGCGGTAAAATATGCTCGTGAAAACAATGTTCCGTACTTAGGTATTTGTTTGGGTATGCAAGTCGCGTTGATTGAGTATGCGCGAAATGTTGCAGGTTTAGAAAATGCACACTCAACTGAGTTTGACCCAGAAACACCTCACCCAGTTGTTGGTTTGATCACAGAGTGGTTAGATGCAGAGGGGCAAGTGGAACTCCGATCTGAAAGCTCAGATTTAGGTGGTACTATGCGCCTTGGCGGTCAACAGTGTTACTTAAAGCCAAACTCAAAAGCACGCGAAATCTACGGCGACGAATGGATTACAGAACGTCACCGTCACCGTTATGAAGTAAACAACAATTACATCGAAAAACTAGAAGCGGCTGGTCTTGTCTTTGGCGGTTTATCTGCGGATAAAAAGCTTGTCGAAATGATTGAGATCCCGGGCCACCCATGGTTTGTTGCAAGTCAATTCCACCCTGAATTTACTTCGACACCTCGCGATGGTCACCCGTTGTTTGAAGGTTTTGTTGGTGCTGCTGGTCAGTATAATAAAAACAAATAA
- a CDS encoding sodium ion-translocating decarboxylase subunit beta, which produces MEGLMTLWQSTALANFQSGQVIMMLVGGLLLFLAIKKGFEPLLLLPIGFGAILANIPLGGFTEEGGVLYYIYYIGIETGVFPLLIFMGVGAMTDFSALIANPKMLLLGAAAQFGIFATLFGAILLNLIPGFNFTLQDASAIAIIGGADGPTAIFLASKLAPELLGAIAVAAYSYMALVPIIQPPIMKALTTPEQRQIKMEQLRTVSQREKILFPLAVLFLTILFLPAATPLVGMFCLGNLMKECGVVDRLSKTAQNELINIVTIFLGLAVGSKLNAEDFLSVETLGILALGAVAFGVGTASGVIMAKIMGKFSSKPINPLLGAAGVSAVPMAARVVNKVGLEANPHNFLLMHAMGPNVAGVLGSAVAAGILLALVGG; this is translated from the coding sequence ATGGAAGGATTGATGACGTTGTGGCAGTCGACGGCTTTAGCCAACTTCCAATCGGGTCAAGTGATCATGATGTTGGTTGGCGGGCTACTGTTGTTTTTGGCAATAAAAAAAGGCTTTGAGCCACTGCTACTTTTACCAATTGGATTTGGTGCCATCTTGGCTAACATTCCGTTGGGAGGTTTTACCGAAGAAGGCGGTGTACTTTATTACATTTATTACATTGGTATCGAAACTGGTGTTTTCCCGCTTCTTATCTTTATGGGGGTCGGCGCAATGACGGACTTTAGTGCCTTAATTGCTAACCCTAAGATGCTGCTGTTAGGAGCTGCTGCTCAGTTTGGTATTTTTGCGACCTTGTTTGGAGCGATATTACTTAACTTGATCCCAGGTTTTAACTTTACCCTACAAGATGCTTCTGCTATTGCCATCATTGGTGGGGCGGACGGTCCGACCGCGATATTCTTGGCTTCTAAGTTAGCACCAGAGTTATTAGGTGCGATAGCCGTTGCGGCATACTCATACATGGCTTTGGTGCCAATTATTCAGCCGCCAATCATGAAAGCGCTGACTACACCTGAGCAACGCCAAATAAAAATGGAACAACTCAGAACCGTGTCACAACGCGAGAAGATCCTATTTCCGTTGGCAGTACTGTTTTTGACAATTTTGTTCTTGCCAGCAGCGACGCCTCTTGTTGGTATGTTTTGTTTGGGTAACTTGATGAAAGAGTGTGGTGTTGTCGATCGCTTGAGCAAAACTGCTCAGAACGAACTGATTAACATTGTCACTATTTTCTTAGGCCTGGCTGTCGGCTCAAAGCTTAATGCGGAAGATTTTTTAAGTGTTGAGACGTTGGGTATTTTAGCTTTGGGTGCAGTGGCATTTGGTGTAGGAACTGCATCGGGAGTGATAATGGCCAAGATCATGGGCAAATTTAGTAGTAAGCCTATAAATCCACTTTTAGGTGCTGCTGGCGTTTCAGCTGTACCTATGGCCGCTCGTGTCGTAAATAAAGTTGGTCTTGAGGCAAACCCACATAACTTCTTGTTAATGCATGCAATGGGACCGAATGTCGCTGGCGTATTAGGCTCTGCGGTTGCTGCAGGTATTTTATTGGCTCTGGTAGGTGGTTAA